From the genome of Vibrio gangliei, one region includes:
- a CDS encoding HlyD family type I secretion periplasmic adaptor subunit, translating to MKNKLTSEQLDFVDDKSSALMLNTTYTTRIMLWAIVAFFIIAIIWASLTELDKVTSGSGTVIPSSQMQVVQNLEGGIVKQVLVREGQPVKKGQKLLLIDDTQARSDYQGKASDIANMQAAQLRLRTQLDTVNIDKSKAKRSTDWENSVVINEALQPEFDEKFKQEKPRLVARQLNEYHGNISNLENQLLVAKQQVTQKQRELDENRSRYSNLQSSYNVANHEYQMTAPLAKDGVVPEIEILKLRRQLIDTRRDLTSTKMQIPVAEAAVDEAIFKYLDIALKYRSDNQNELNKISAQLSSQSESQIGLQDKVNRTVVTSPVNGTIQKIYINTIGGVIQPGMDLIEIVPTEDTLLVEAKIAPQDIGFLHPGLPALIKFTAYNFSSYGGLEGTVETISADTIQDDEGNSFYQVKIRTDESHLKGPDGTLLPIIPGMTASADIITGKRTVMSYLLKPVLKATNSALREQ from the coding sequence ATGAAAAATAAACTCACCTCTGAACAACTTGATTTTGTCGATGACAAATCATCAGCATTGATGCTCAATACCACCTACACAACACGGATCATGTTGTGGGCAATCGTGGCATTTTTCATTATTGCTATAATTTGGGCATCGCTGACTGAACTCGATAAAGTCACCAGTGGTTCAGGTACAGTTATCCCTTCTTCACAAATGCAAGTGGTTCAAAACCTTGAAGGTGGTATCGTTAAACAAGTACTTGTCCGTGAGGGTCAGCCCGTTAAGAAAGGCCAAAAACTTCTTTTAATCGATGACACTCAAGCTCGTTCTGACTATCAAGGAAAAGCATCTGATATTGCTAATATGCAAGCCGCTCAACTTCGTTTAAGAACGCAGCTTGATACAGTGAACATTGATAAGTCTAAAGCTAAACGATCTACAGATTGGGAAAATAGTGTTGTTATCAATGAAGCTCTACAACCTGAATTTGATGAGAAGTTTAAACAAGAAAAACCTCGTCTTGTTGCTCGTCAATTAAACGAATATCACGGAAACATTTCAAATTTAGAAAACCAATTATTAGTGGCTAAACAGCAGGTCACTCAAAAGCAACGTGAGTTAGACGAGAATCGTTCTCGTTATAGTAATTTACAAAGTAGCTATAATGTCGCGAATCACGAATATCAAATGACAGCACCACTAGCGAAAGACGGCGTGGTGCCGGAAATCGAAATTCTTAAACTTCGTCGTCAATTAATTGATACACGAAGAGACTTAACGTCAACCAAAATGCAAATTCCGGTTGCCGAAGCGGCTGTCGATGAAGCTATCTTTAAATATTTAGATATTGCATTGAAATACCGCAGCGATAATCAAAATGAGTTAAATAAAATAAGCGCTCAATTATCTAGCCAAAGTGAATCTCAAATTGGTTTACAAGATAAAGTTAACCGCACGGTAGTGACTTCCCCAGTGAACGGCACGATTCAAAAAATCTACATCAATACCATTGGCGGGGTTATTCAACCAGGCATGGATCTGATTGAAATCGTCCCGACTGAAGATACGTTACTGGTTGAAGCTAAGATTGCCCCACAAGACATCGGCTTTTTACATCCAGGGTTACCTGCTCTGATCAAATTTACAGCCTATAACTTCTCATCCTATGGCGGACTCGAAGGCACAGTGGAAACCATCAGTGCCGATACGATCCAAGATGACGAAGGTAATAGCTTCTATCAAGTCAAAATACGTACCGATGAAAGCCACCTGAAAGGGCCTGATGGCACTTTGCTGCCGATTATTCCGGGAATGACGGCGTCAGCAGACATCATCACAGGTAAGCGAACGGTAATGAGCTATCTATTAAAGCCGGTACTAAAAGCCACGAATTCGGCACTTAGAGAACAATAA